In Flavobacteriales bacterium, the following proteins share a genomic window:
- the nusA gene encoding transcription termination/antitermination protein NusA: protein MENLALIESFTEFKDDKNIDRVTLMSILEEVFRATLTKHYGSDENFDIIVNPDKGDLEIWRNREVVPDGEVEDENSQISLSDARKIEEDFEVGEEVSEEVQLFQFGRRAILALRQNLIARIHEHDNGNLFKRYEDLIGEIISGEVHHIRHREIIVYDDEQNELILSKDQQIPSDFWRKGDTVRAVVHEVEFRGTKPFIKLSRTSPKFLEKLFEQEIPEVFDGLITVKRCVRVPGEKAKVAVESYDDRIDPVGACVGMKGSRIHGIVRELGNENIDVINFTNNTQLFITRALSPAKITSITIDEDNKRAEVFLKPDQVSLAIGKGGFNIRLAGQLTGYEIDVYRDIDEEEDVELAEFRDELEGWVIEELKNIGCDTARSVLELTVDEIVKRTELEEETAKEVQRILREEFE, encoded by the coding sequence ATGGAAAATTTGGCGCTGATCGAATCATTTACAGAGTTCAAGGACGATAAGAATATCGACCGTGTAACTCTGATGAGTATTTTGGAAGAAGTGTTTCGCGCGACCCTCACCAAGCATTACGGGTCTGACGAGAACTTCGACATTATCGTAAACCCCGACAAGGGTGACTTGGAGATTTGGAGAAATCGCGAAGTAGTGCCCGATGGAGAGGTGGAAGATGAGAACTCGCAGATCTCCTTATCCGATGCGCGCAAGATCGAGGAAGATTTTGAGGTCGGAGAGGAAGTTTCTGAAGAGGTGCAATTGTTCCAGTTCGGCCGTCGTGCGATCTTGGCCCTGCGTCAGAACTTGATCGCTCGAATTCATGAACACGACAATGGTAACTTGTTCAAGCGTTATGAGGACCTAATCGGCGAGATCATCAGTGGAGAGGTTCATCATATTCGCCACCGCGAGATCATTGTTTACGACGATGAGCAGAACGAATTGATATTGTCGAAAGATCAGCAGATCCCAAGCGATTTTTGGCGCAAGGGCGATACAGTTCGCGCAGTGGTTCACGAAGTGGAATTCCGCGGTACAAAACCGTTCATCAAGTTGAGCCGTACTTCACCTAAATTCCTCGAGAAGCTCTTTGAACAAGAGATTCCTGAGGTATTCGACGGACTCATTACCGTGAAGCGCTGTGTTCGTGTTCCTGGTGAAAAAGCGAAGGTCGCCGTAGAGTCTTATGACGACCGTATTGATCCGGTTGGCGCCTGTGTAGGTATGAAAGGATCTCGTATTCACGGAATCGTCCGCGAGTTGGGTAACGAAAATATTGACGTGATCAACTTCACGAACAATACTCAGTTGTTCATTACCCGGGCGTTGAGTCCGGCGAAGATCACCAGCATCACCATCGACGAAGACAATAAACGCGCCGAGGTGTTCTTGAAACCGGATCAGGTTTCATTGGCCATCGGTAAAGGAGGGTTCAATATTCGCCTGGCGGGTCAGTTGACGGGTTATGAGATCGACGTGTATCGCGATATCGACGAAGAGGAGGATGTTGAATTGGCAGAATTCCGCGACGAGCTTGAAGGTTGGGTCATTGAAGAGCTGAAGAATATCGGTTGCGATACAGCTCGCAGCGTACTCGAGCTTACGGTCGACGAGATCGTGAAACGAACCGAGTTGGAAGAAGAAACCGCGAAAGAGGTGCAACGCATCCTGCGCGAAGAATTTGAATAA
- the rimP gene encoding ribosome assembly cofactor RimP — MIDIEKVREWASERCVEKELFLVELSITSSNQIKVLVDAMGPVSIDSCVSVSRAIESQLDRDAEDFELTVSSAGVGNPLKVWPQYVKNVGREVKVRFHDGTEIKGMLEKAEDDTLFLRWTKKEKVEGKKKKQSVEYTGEYKLDKVAEIKLVLPF, encoded by the coding sequence ATGATTGACATCGAAAAAGTAAGAGAATGGGCTAGCGAGCGATGCGTCGAAAAGGAGCTTTTCCTGGTCGAATTGAGCATTACTTCGTCGAACCAGATCAAGGTGTTGGTCGACGCCATGGGGCCGGTTTCCATCGATTCATGTGTATCCGTTTCGCGAGCGATAGAAAGTCAATTGGATCGCGATGCTGAGGACTTTGAGCTGACCGTTTCGAGTGCCGGAGTGGGTAATCCTTTGAAGGTTTGGCCACAGTACGTAAAGAATGTGGGGAGAGAGGTCAAAGTGCGGTTTCACGATGGCACAGAGATCAAAGGGATGCTGGAGAAAGCTGAAGACGACACCCTGTTCTTGCGTTGGACAAAGAAAGAAAAGGTCGAAGGGAAAAAGAAAAAACAGTCCGTGGAGTACACGGGTGAATACAAATTGGATAAAGTGGCGGAGATCAAGTTGGTGCTCCCATTTTAA
- a CDS encoding CPBP family intramembrane metalloprotease, whose translation MIAAPLAITGAVANLLGWSDVLWNIDIPGSQSFWISAAIVLFFEAIPEEFAFRGYLYGKGLQKMNAFKASALSILLFVALPVATAPIQGLLFDSVYVGGHSQVTGGYLITMFFFAVFQQFLRYHSGSIWTGIGFHFSFVYLLRYLGPESSDIIQLTGDVQQGPLQVVLPVGIILGFAAVLWFYRKSRIQKDIKPFSS comes from the coding sequence ATGATCGCAGCTCCCTTGGCGATCACAGGAGCTGTCGCCAATTTGCTCGGTTGGAGCGACGTGCTTTGGAACATAGACATACCGGGGTCACAGTCCTTTTGGATCAGCGCTGCGATCGTGTTGTTCTTTGAAGCCATTCCGGAAGAGTTTGCCTTTCGGGGCTACCTGTACGGAAAGGGCTTGCAGAAAATGAACGCCTTCAAAGCCTCAGCGCTATCCATTTTACTTTTTGTGGCGTTGCCCGTAGCGACGGCACCTATCCAAGGGCTGCTTTTTGACTCCGTATATGTTGGAGGCCACAGCCAAGTTACCGGGGGGTACCTCATCACCATGTTTTTCTTCGCCGTGTTCCAACAGTTCCTCCGATACCATTCGGGCAGTATTTGGACGGGAATCGGCTTTCACTTCAGTTTTGTCTACCTCCTGAGGTATTTGGGTCCCGAGAGTTCGGATATCATTCAACTCACGGGCGACGTGCAGCAAGGTCCACTCCAAGTCGTTCTGCCGGTCGGCATTATCCTTGGTTTTGCCGCCGTACTTTGGTTTTATAGAAAATCCCGAATCCAAAAAGACATAAAGCCTTTTAGTTCTTGA
- a CDS encoding Rieske (2Fe-2S) protein yields the protein MKHDDLDWIPLTPELQAEMARQTAEGALLAARQKKAGNIVLAYHNGDWFALRDRCPHQGFALAGGRVTPEGRVECPYHKFTFGVADGREPSGTCSAVQTFPLRRRNEQYEIGVKRSIWSYLKF from the coding sequence ATGAAGCACGATGACCTCGACTGGATTCCCCTCACCCCCGAACTGCAGGCCGAAATGGCCCGGCAGACCGCGGAAGGAGCACTTCTTGCCGCGAGGCAAAAAAAAGCCGGCAATATCGTGCTCGCCTACCACAACGGAGACTGGTTCGCCTTGCGCGATCGCTGTCCGCATCAGGGTTTCGCCCTAGCGGGCGGAAGGGTGACTCCCGAGGGGCGGGTCGAGTGTCCGTATCACAAATTCACCTTCGGGGTGGCCGACGGACGAGAGCCATCGGGGACGTGTTCGGCCGTGCAAACTTTTCCGTTGCGCCGGCGCAACGAGCAATACGAAATCGGAGTAAAGCGATCGATATGGAGTTATTTGAAATTTTGA
- a CDS encoding gliding motility-associated C-terminal domain-containing protein — protein sequence MKRFLTLLLGLVTWATSATHIIGGEIRYTSLGNGLYDLEMLVYRDPNGGPLFDDPAIFSIRDEFGAEVLTLDFFLDSMDFVPLSEDTCYASGSGLEVVVERGYYRDTVSLPDSTKGYVLIYQRCCRNATILNIPNPLTWGATYATRIPARDEHINSNPHFPSPPPIVVCVNQAFYYDHSGVDADGDSLSYAFGQPFTGGSQANPAPVPPPPPFTPIPWAPGYSTNDWIDANPNFAINPITGVITGTPTTIGQYVTQVRVTEWRNGENINVTWRDFQVNVVQCLPYPTAVILEQNDSCSGLNGTYIAAGNYFDEINWILTLPDGTQEPLGSDSILTLSRPDTGAYILTLQVSNGICGDTVESELWLYEPDIGLAILGPDSVCFPQDQPEWNIVPNVPAEGSSAWYVNGVEQSGSVPEPSAFSAGYNQISFTKNYRGCSWSDTADVYWAICVDIKSPNVFTPNGDGENDNWYPFWEYEPERIEIVIFDRWGVKVFEGASDTPDLWKGWNGVNYSSKQDCSEGTYYWVVRGFALGEIFSETTGFLTLLR from the coding sequence ATGAAACGATTTTTAACCCTTTTGCTCGGACTCGTGACCTGGGCGACATCAGCTACCCACATCATCGGAGGGGAAATACGCTATACCTCTTTAGGAAACGGGTTATACGACCTCGAAATGCTTGTGTATCGCGACCCTAACGGTGGTCCATTATTCGACGATCCGGCGATATTCAGTATCCGGGATGAATTCGGGGCCGAAGTGCTAACCCTCGATTTCTTTCTCGATAGTATGGACTTTGTTCCTTTGTCTGAAGATACTTGCTACGCCAGTGGCTCCGGACTCGAAGTGGTGGTTGAACGCGGCTATTACCGCGACACCGTTTCGCTGCCCGACAGTACCAAGGGCTACGTGCTGATCTACCAGCGCTGCTGCCGTAACGCGACCATCCTGAATATTCCGAACCCGCTGACTTGGGGCGCAACGTATGCAACTCGCATTCCGGCGCGAGACGAACACATCAACAGCAATCCGCATTTTCCATCTCCTCCGCCCATCGTAGTATGTGTGAATCAGGCCTTTTACTACGATCACAGCGGTGTAGATGCCGACGGCGACTCCCTCAGCTACGCCTTCGGTCAACCGTTCACGGGAGGTAGTCAAGCCAATCCGGCCCCAGTACCCCCACCGCCTCCCTTTACGCCAATTCCTTGGGCACCGGGTTATAGCACCAACGACTGGATCGATGCCAACCCGAATTTTGCCATTAATCCGATCACCGGTGTGATCACCGGAACACCGACCACGATAGGCCAGTACGTGACCCAAGTGAGGGTGACCGAATGGCGAAATGGCGAGAACATCAACGTTACTTGGCGCGATTTTCAGGTCAATGTGGTTCAGTGCCTTCCGTATCCGACCGCGGTCATCCTCGAGCAAAACGACTCGTGCAGCGGGCTCAATGGCACCTATATCGCGGCCGGAAACTATTTCGATGAGATCAACTGGATCCTCACGCTGCCCGATGGTACTCAAGAACCTCTTGGGTCCGACTCGATTCTTACGCTTTCAAGACCTGACACCGGTGCGTACATTCTCACCCTGCAGGTTTCGAACGGAATATGCGGCGATACAGTGGAGTCGGAGCTCTGGTTGTACGAACCCGATATCGGGCTGGCTATTTTAGGGCCGGATTCCGTCTGTTTCCCTCAAGACCAACCCGAATGGAACATCGTGCCCAATGTGCCTGCCGAAGGATCGAGCGCGTGGTACGTCAATGGGGTCGAGCAATCTGGTTCCGTTCCGGAGCCTTCCGCCTTCTCGGCGGGATACAATCAAATCTCGTTCACCAAGAACTACAGGGGATGTTCGTGGTCCGACACCGCCGATGTTTACTGGGCCATCTGCGTGGATATTAAATCGCCAAACGTATTCACGCCGAACGGCGATGGTGAGAACGACAATTGGTATCCGTTTTGGGAGTACGAACCCGAGCGTATCGAGATCGTGATCTTCGATCGCTGGGGCGTCAAGGTATTTGAGGGCGCTTCCGACACTCCAGATCTTTGGAAAGGGTGGAACGGTGTCAATTACTCCTCCAAGCAAGACTGCTCAGAGGGAACGTACTATTGGGTGGTTCGAGGATTTGCCCTTGGCGAGATCTTTTCTGAAACTACCGGCTTTCTGACGCTTTTGCGGTAA
- a CDS encoding endonuclease/exonuclease/phosphatase family protein, whose amino-acid sequence MKQYIHAFATLLALWAIVLQSSAQVTIDGVFNDWDGAVATSDPAGDHTYFDLLQTRVYSDADFVNFQIHGAQDWQFNSEYGITLCLDLDADPQTGTPYEGMGADLIWRFHQREGTWNGQTIEHGDVGMYAGPTVTSDRFEVAFDRNGPLQFGDSIRFAWVSMGGADDKLPDSGSIVHTLDNNSFPYSPLGLQRLDPAHLRLMTYNVEHDGLVDPVLGPKIVTVIQNVAPDIITFNELWDTPAGQVKQILDTALPIAGGWHTDKLFNGNVTASRYPITQSYLLDPEDRILVSLIGLPASYPTDIVVANLHLKCCDADDRRQEQVDGLVALYRDLQQTGGNIDVPFGTAFVVQGDMNLVGDKRQLETIVSGDVLDEVTFGTDFLPDWDGSPLADSAPLHHTQRQSYTWPGTGSSYYPGRLDYIFFSDYALRAEKALVVSDSSSFAASDHLPVVVDFSWNQVSNRPEVSKPQVDIVPNPAAEAVTVKWEKGQVHRIELRDAQGRSLGQYRISKRQKEIEFDLRKYSIGSYYILVNDRYGYPLIKN is encoded by the coding sequence ATGAAACAATACATCCACGCATTTGCGACTCTATTGGCCCTTTGGGCCATTGTCCTGCAGAGTTCAGCTCAAGTCACCATTGATGGGGTTTTTAATGACTGGGATGGCGCAGTTGCAACCAGCGACCCGGCCGGAGATCACACGTATTTCGATCTATTGCAGACTCGCGTGTACAGCGATGCGGATTTCGTCAACTTCCAGATCCATGGAGCTCAAGATTGGCAGTTCAACAGCGAATACGGCATTACCTTATGTCTCGATCTCGATGCGGACCCCCAAACGGGTACCCCGTACGAAGGCATGGGGGCCGATCTCATCTGGCGCTTTCACCAGCGTGAAGGCACATGGAACGGACAAACCATAGAACACGGCGACGTGGGCATGTACGCGGGTCCGACCGTGACCTCGGACCGATTCGAAGTCGCCTTTGACCGCAACGGTCCACTTCAATTCGGCGATAGCATCCGCTTCGCTTGGGTGAGCATGGGAGGCGCTGACGATAAACTGCCCGACTCCGGAAGCATTGTCCACACCCTCGATAACAACAGCTTTCCGTACTCGCCGCTCGGCTTGCAACGCCTTGATCCGGCCCACCTGCGCCTGATGACTTATAATGTGGAACACGACGGGCTCGTAGATCCTGTACTCGGCCCCAAAATAGTAACGGTAATTCAAAACGTAGCCCCCGATATCATCACCTTCAATGAACTCTGGGATACTCCGGCCGGCCAAGTGAAACAAATTTTGGACACGGCATTACCCATCGCCGGGGGATGGCACACGGATAAACTTTTTAATGGAAACGTAACGGCGAGTCGCTATCCCATTACCCAGAGTTACCTGCTCGATCCCGAAGACCGCATCTTGGTGAGTCTGATCGGCTTGCCGGCTAGTTATCCGACCGATATCGTGGTCGCCAACCTCCACCTCAAATGCTGCGATGCCGACGATCGCCGCCAAGAGCAGGTCGATGGCCTCGTGGCGCTTTACCGCGACTTGCAGCAAACCGGCGGAAACATCGATGTTCCCTTTGGTACGGCTTTCGTGGTTCAAGGCGATATGAACCTCGTAGGGGACAAGCGACAGCTCGAAACCATTGTTTCGGGCGACGTGCTCGACGAAGTTACCTTCGGAACTGACTTTCTGCCCGACTGGGATGGCTCGCCATTGGCCGATAGCGCGCCGCTGCACCACACTCAGCGTCAATCGTACACCTGGCCCGGCACCGGTTCAAGCTATTATCCGGGCCGCCTCGATTACATTTTTTTTAGTGATTATGCCCTGCGGGCCGAAAAAGCCCTCGTCGTCTCCGACTCTTCTTCTTTCGCTGCTTCCGATCACCTTCCTGTGGTCGTCGATTTCAGTTGGAATCAAGTGAGCAATCGCCCGGAAGTGAGTAAACCCCAAGTCGACATCGTTCCCAATCCGGCCGCTGAGGCCGTCACCGTTAAATGGGAGAAAGGCCAAGTGCACCGGATAGAACTGCGCGATGCCCAGGGCCGTTCGCTCGGCCAATACCGGATATCGAAAAGGCAAAAAGAAATTGAATTCGACCTGCGCAAATACTCCATCGGGAGCTATTACATTTTAGTGAATGACCGATACGGATACCCTTTGATCAAGAACTAA